One part of the Triplophysa rosa linkage group LG5, Trosa_1v2, whole genome shotgun sequence genome encodes these proteins:
- the eef2b gene encoding elongation factor 2b, which yields MVNFTVDQIRAIMDKKSNIRNMSVIAHVDHGKSTLTDSLVSKAGIIASSRAGETRFTDTRKDEQERCITIKSTAISLFYELSENDLAFIKQSKDGSGFLINLIDSPGHVDFSSEVTAALRVTDGALVVVDCVSGVCVQTETVLRQAIGERIKPVLMMNKMDRALLELQLEPEELYQTFQRIVENVNVIISTYGEDESGPMGNIMIDPVVGTVGFGSGLHGWAFTLKQFAEMYVSKFAAKGESQLSAVERCKKVEDMMKKLWGDRYFDPATGKFSKSANGPDGKKLPRTFAQLILDPIFKVFDAIMNFKKDETAKLVEKLDIKLDVEDREKEGKPLLKAVMRRWLPAGEALLQMITIHLPSPVTAQRYRCELLYEGPGDDEAAMGIKNCDPKAPLMMYISKMVPTTDKGRFYAFGRVFSGVVSTGQKVRIMGPNYAPGKKEDLYIKPIQRTILMMGRYVEPIEEVPCGNIVGLVGVDQFLVKTGTITTFDQAHNMRVMKFSVSPVVRVAVEAKNPADLPKLVEGLKRLAKSDPMVQCIIEESGEHIIAGAGELHLEICLKDLEEDHACIPLKKSDPVVSYRETVSEESDQMCLSKSPNKHNRLYMKAKPFPDGLAEDIEKGDVTPRQELKARARYLTDKYEWDITEARKIWCFGPDGTGPNLLVDVTKGVQYLNEIKDSVVAGFQWATKEGALCEENMRAVRFDIHDVTLHTDAIHRGGGQIIPTARRVLYACQLTAEPRLMEPVYLVEIQCPEQVVGGIYGVLNRKRGHVFEESQVMGTPMFIVKAYLPVNESFGFTADLRSNTGGQAFPQCVFDHWQILQGDPKDPASKPFQVVGETRKRKGLKEGIPALDNFLDKL from the exons ATG GTGAACTTCACTGTCGACCAGATCCGTGCCATCATGGACAAGAAGTCCAACATCCGTAACATGTCCGTGATTGCACACGTGGATCATGGGAAATCCACATTGACCGACTCTCTGGTGTCCAAGGCTGGAATCATCGCTTCCTCCCGTGCCGGAGAGACCCGCTTCACTGACACGCGTAAAGATGAGCAGGAGCGCTGTATTACCATCAAATCCAC CGCCATCTCCCTGTTCTACGAGCTGAGCGAAAACGATCTGGCCTTCATTAAGCAGTCCAAGGATGGATCTGGTTTCCTCATTAACCTGATCGACTCACCCGGGCACGTGGACTTCTCTTCAGAGGTCACAGCTGCTCTGCGTGTCACTGATGGAGCGCTGGTGGTTGTGGACTGTGTCTCTG gtGTGTGCGTGCAGACAGAAACTGTGCTGAGACAGGCCATCGGCGAGCGCATTAAGCCAGTCCTGATGATGAATAAAATGGACCGTGCTCTTCTGGAGCTGCAGTTGGAACCCGAGGAGCTGTACCAGACCTTCCAGCGTATCGTGGAGAACGTCAACGTTATCATCTCCACCTACGGCGAGGACGAAAGTGGACCAATGGGTAACATCATG ATCGATCCTGTGGTCGGTACAGTGGGTTTCGGTTCTGGTCTGCATGGTTGGGCCTTCACCCTCAAGCAGTTCGCTGAGATGTACGTGTCCAAGTTCGCTGCCAAAGGTGAAAGTCAGCTGAGCGCAGTAGAGCGCTGCAAGAAAGTCGAGGACATGATGAAGAAACTCTGGGGTGACAG GTACTTTGACCCAGCCACTGGTAAATTCAGCAAGTCAGCCAACGGCCCCGATGGCAAGAAACTTCCCCGCACCTTCGCCCAGCTCATCCTGGACCCCATCTTCAAG GTGTTTGATGCCATCATGAACTTCAAGAAGGACGAAACCGCCAAACTGGTTGAGAAGTTGGACATCAAGCTGGATGTTGAGGATCGAGAAAAAGAGGGCAAACCCCTGCTGAAGGCCGTGATGCGTCGCTGGCTGCCAGCTGGCGAAGCTCTTCTTCAGATGATCACCATCCACCTGCCGTCCCCCGTCACTGCTCAGAGATACCGCTGTGAGCTGCTGTACGAGGGACCTGGAGATGATGAGGCTGCCATgg GTATTAAGAACTGTGACCCGAAGGCTCCCCTAATGATGTACATCTCAAAAATGGTGCCCACCACAGATAAGGGTCGTTTCTATGCTTTCGGCCGTGTGTTCTCTGGTGTAGTGTCCACCGGTCAGAAGGTGCGAATCATGGGACCAAATTATGCCCCTGGCAAGAAGGAGGATCTCTACATCAAACCCATCCAGAG GACCATTTTGATGATGGGTCGTTACGTAGAGCCCATTGAAGAGGTGCCATGCGGAAACATTGTGGGTCTGGTCGGTGTGGACCAGTTTTTGGTGAAGACTGGCACCATCACAACCTTTGACCAAGCCCACAACATGCGTGTGATGAAGTTCAGCGTGAGCCCCGTGGTCCGAGTGGCCGTCGAGGCCAAGAACCCCGCTGACCTGCCCAAACTGGTGGAAGGCCTCAAGCGTCTGGCCAAGTCCGACCCCATGGTGCAGTGCATCATCGAGGAGTCTGGAGAGCACATCATCGCTGGTGCTGGAGAACTTCACCTTGAAATCTGCCTCAAGGACCTGGAGGAGGACCATGCCTGTATTCCACTGAAG AAATCGGACCCGGTTGTGTCATACAGGGAGACCGTCAGTGAGGAGTCAGACCAGATGTGTTTGTCCAAGTCTCCCAACAAGCACAACCGTCTGTACATGAAGGCCAAGCCGTTCCCCGACGGACTTGCAGAAGATATCGAAAAGGGTGATGTCACCCCCCGTCAGGAGTTGAAGGCTCGCGCCCGTTACCTGACCGACAAATACGAGTGGGACATCACGGAGGCCCGTAAGATCTGGTGCTTCGGACCAGACGGAACCGGACCCAATCTTCTGGTGGACGTGACGAAGGGTGTGCAGTACTTGAACGAAATCAAGGACAGCGTCGTGGCAGGATTCCAGTGGGCTACTAAAGAG ggTGCACTGTGTGAGGAGAACATGCGTGCTGTCCGTTTCGACATCCACGATGTGACGCTGCACACAGACGCCATCCACCGTGGTGGTGGTCAGATCATTCCCACAGCCCGCAGGGTTCTGTACGCCTGTCAGCTTACAGCCGAGCCCAGACTCATGGAGCCTGTTTATCTGGTGGAGATCCAG TGCCCAGAGCAGGTTGTTGGTGGCATCTACGGTGTGTTGAACAGGAAGCGGGGCCATGTGTTTGAGGAGTCTCAGGTCATGGGCACACCCATGTTTATTGTTAAGGCTTACCTGCCCGTCAACGAGTCTTTCG GTTTCACAGCTGATTTGCGCTCCAACACAGGTGGTCAGGCCTTCccacagtgtgtgtttgaccaCTGGCAGATCCTGCAGGGAGATCCCAAAGACCCCGCCTCAAAACCCTTCCAGGTCGTCGGTGAGACGCGTAAACGCAAGGGCTTGAAGGAGGGCATCCCAGCACTAGATAACTTCCTCGACAAGTTATAA